From Scytonema millei VB511283, the proteins below share one genomic window:
- the rppA gene encoding two-component system response regulator RppA — translation MKILLVDDEVELTDPLSRLLSREGYEVDVAYDGNKGSNLATQKTYDLLILDWMLPHQSGLDICQQLRRSGKNTPVLFLTAKDTIDDRVQGLDAGADDYIVKPFELRELLARVRALLRRGAVDLNLATTQRLQVADLELDVDNRLAYRQGRTIELSEKETKLLEFFMRHVGQVLTHDQIHQYLWTEEEQPSSNVLAALIRLLRRKIEAKGEIVLVHTVYGKGYRFGDGNG, via the coding sequence ATGAAAATTTTGTTAGTTGACGATGAAGTTGAACTAACCGATCCCCTGAGTCGCCTCCTCAGCCGTGAAGGGTACGAGGTTGATGTGGCATATGATGGGAACAAAGGTAGCAATTTGGCTACTCAGAAGACTTATGACTTGTTGATTCTCGATTGGATGCTTCCCCACCAATCGGGGTTAGATATTTGTCAGCAATTACGGCGCAGTGGTAAAAATACACCTGTTCTCTTCCTGACTGCTAAAGATACGATAGACGATCGCGTGCAAGGTTTAGATGCGGGTGCAGATGATTATATTGTGAAGCCGTTTGAGTTACGAGAATTACTTGCAAGAGTCCGCGCTTTGTTGCGGCGAGGTGCTGTAGATTTGAATTTAGCTACAACTCAACGTTTGCAAGTTGCAGATTTAGAATTAGATGTGGATAACCGCCTAGCTTATCGTCAAGGACGCACGATTGAACTATCAGAAAAAGAGACTAAGCTTTTAGAATTTTTTATGCGTCATGTCGGACAAGTGTTAACTCACGATCAAATTCATCAATATTTATGGACTGAAGAGGAACAACCGAGCAGTAATGTTTTAGCTGCTTTAATTCGGTTATTAAGACGCAAAATTGAAGCTAAAGGAGAAATAGTGTTAGTTCATACTGTTTATGGTAAGGGTTATCGGTTTGGGGATGGTAATGGGTAG